A stretch of the Fusobacterium varium genome encodes the following:
- a CDS encoding putative transposase produces MFFFYDRDLLTKLAYAVNDVFKYQFHNIKAKNQRIHKISKYSSKYFTNSDIIHYGLITVIHTFGRDLKWNPHIHAIVTLGGFNKNFQFLEKKYFHVNSIAGQWKKMVIDIVKSGNYDKPEIKAKAYAAANYLYRKNTRFFFNVAKNDLNNNIYAIKYIGRYLSRAPIAEYKIVDFYDNKVTFYYESLADDKQRIELTLDVETFLSKLIIHIPPKHFKMIRRFGIYSRNIKSELKNIMKFMRKYVSKYSNSTFYQLEIWNAFGVNPFYCFKCNARMKVKKISYFNIHTGSICWKEYR; encoded by the coding sequence ATGTTTTTCTTCTATGATAGAGACCTTTTAACTAAGCTTGCTTATGCTGTTAATGATGTTTTTAAATATCAATTTCATAACATTAAAGCAAAAAATCAAAGAATTCATAAAATTTCAAAATATTCCTCTAAATACTTTACTAACTCAGATATCATTCATTATGGATTGATTACTGTTATTCATACCTTTGGGCGCGATCTTAAATGGAACCCTCATATTCATGCTATTGTTACTTTAGGTGGATTCAATAAAAACTTCCAATTTCTTGAAAAAAAATATTTTCATGTCAATTCCATTGCTGGACAATGGAAAAAAATGGTTATTGATATTGTTAAATCTGGAAATTATGACAAGCCTGAAATTAAAGCTAAAGCTTATGCTGCTGCTAACTACCTTTATCGCAAAAATACAAGATTCTTTTTCAATGTTGCAAAAAATGATTTAAATAATAATATTTATGCAATTAAATATATTGGCAGATATCTGTCAAGAGCTCCTATCGCAGAATATAAAATTGTTGATTTCTATGATAATAAGGTTACTTTCTATTATGAAAGTCTTGCTGATGATAAACAAAGAATTGAGCTTACTTTAGATGTGGAAACATTTCTTTCCAAATTAATTATTCACATTCCCCCTAAACATTTCAAAATGATTAGGCGCTTTGGAATCTATTCTAGAAATATTAAATCAGAACTTAAAAACATCATGAAATTCATGAGAAAATATGTCTCTAAATATTCCAATTCTACTTTTTATCAACTTGAAATATGGAACGCTTTTGGAGTAAATCCTTTTTATTGTTTTAAATGTAATGCCAGAATGAAAGTTAAAAAAATATCATATTTTAATATACATACAGGCTCCATTTGCTGGAAAGAATATCGCTAA
- a CDS encoding putative transcriptional regulator gives MKKRELPQCPVEITMELIGNKWKVLILRDLMEGTKRFGELKKSIGEITQKVLTQNLRAMENDGLLVRKVFAEVPPRVEYTLTSTGYSLKKILDSMFIWGDEYKKNNY, from the coding sequence ATGAAAAAAAGAGAATTACCTCAATGTCCTGTAGAAATAACTATGGAGCTTATTGGAAATAAATGGAAAGTATTAATATTGAGAGATCTTATGGAGGGAACAAAAAGATTTGGAGAATTAAAAAAATCAATTGGAGAAATAACACAAAAAGTTCTTACACAGAATTTAAGAGCCATGGAGAATGATGGATTGCTTGTGAGAAAAGTTTTTGCTGAAGTTCCTCCAAGAGTTGAATATACTCTTACAAGTACAGGATATAGCCTGAAAAAAATATTGGATTCAATGTTTATATGGGGAGATGAATATAAGAAAAATAATTACTAG